In Carya illinoinensis cultivar Pawnee chromosome 7, C.illinoinensisPawnee_v1, whole genome shotgun sequence, the following are encoded in one genomic region:
- the LOC122317206 gene encoding pentatricopeptide repeat-containing protein At1g12775, mitochondrial-like, translated as MQFHCNPFIHIASFCYFGSKALLLLCIAMLLCIIPTVSYPHRICRFVHFFVNFSSSCALRTVDFIEDRKTHDSDYIELHRRMQNYATSGYFRKALEILTSMRNVPGKPTVYDCNALMYCYLKSRNELLEGLVEVYIGMKRFGPPPNAITFNMLLNRMLSLGKLKDALFIAKEMCGSGFKPSFTSLSKFLKKSLKLGSLDCSLGVFQLMVKLEYLPTEPVLNLLVSLLTKAGMIGEACSVLSVLLGKGYFCSVHSYNLILWALCKSGQSSRALELFCLMNKKGNVQNVCSYTALMYGFGREDLGEDLFHCLNVMQIDGFKANIRTYTVLIKFLCEAGRIGEAFAYLGRMEREGCDPDMITYNVILRELCHQDRVGEICELIQVIDRKGFSPNPHTYAALAGGMLKAGKIGVAHKILLDVISRNCTLDVAVYNIYFHYLCCENRSREALSLLKSMTEGGFIPSNVSYNTILKGFCRENSTEEALELLDRFEWEINGPDVVSFNTILSAACKQENSSLIKRILFRMEYEGVELNVVSLTCLIQYFCTVGRFSEWLNVMDYMICKGQTPTIITFNMLMDKLCKSGLLGTALRIFKYLKNSGYVLDTTSYNILIHASIREDLNMLVDQLFKEMYTQGLNPDAYTYGSIIYGLCREGNISIALQMMDQMRENGLTPSIAIYSTLLKAMLQRGKVCGFISLLKTMVIEGCQPNEATLGILNQAISKGWMKKYPEIRKLLGIVIMR; from the coding sequence ATGCAGTTCCACTGCAATCCGTTTATCCATATAGCTTCTTTCTGCTATTTTGGTTCCAAAGCTCTACTTCTGCTTTGCATTGCAATGCTGCTTTGTATAATTCCTACTGTTAGTTATCCGCACAGAATTTGCAGATTTGTTCATTTCTTCGTGAATTTTTCTTCGTCCTGTGCTCTTAGAActgtagattttattgaagatAGAAAAACCCATGACAGTGATTACATCGAGTTACATCGTAGAATGCAGAATTATGCCACGTCAGGCTACTTTAGAAAAGCTCTGGAAATTTTGACTTCCATGAGAAATGTACCTGGGAAACCTACCGTGTATGATTGCAATGCTCTGATGTACTGCTATTTGAAATCACGAAACGAATTGTTGGAAGGGTTGGTTGAGGTATATATTGGGATGAAAAGATTTGGGCCGCCCCCTAATGCCATAACCTTCAATATGCTTCTTAATAGGATGTTATCTCTTGGTAAGTTGAAAGACGCATTGTTTATTGCCAAAGAGATGTGTGGAAGTGGGTTTAAACCGTCATTTACATCattatcaaaatttttgaaaaaatcactTAAGTTGGGGAGTTTGGATTGTTCACTTGGTGTGTTTCAGTTAATGGTGAAGTTGGAATATTTGCCAACCGAACCTGTTTTGAACTTGTTGGTTTCTCTGCTCACCAAAGCTGGGATGATTGGTGAGGCATGTTCAGTGTTATCTGTTCTCCTGGGTAAGGGTTATTTTTGTAGTGTACATAGTTATAATCTTATTCTATGGGCTTTGTGTAAGTCTGGTCAGAGCAGTAGAGCTTTGGAATTATTTTGTTTGATGAATAAGAAGGGTAACGTACAGAATGTATGCTCTTACACTGCTTTAATGTATGGCTTTGGTAGAGAAGATTTAGGAGAAGACCTTTTTCATTGTTTAAATGTGATGCAAATTGATGGTTTTAAGGCAAATATCAGGACATACACTGTCCTAATTAAGTTTCTTTGTGAGGCTGGGAGGATTGGGGAGGCATTTGCCTACTTGGGTAGGATGGAAAGGGAAGGATGTGATCCAGATATGATTACATATAATGTAATTCTCCGTGAACTTTGCCACCAAGATAGAGTTGGAGAGATTTGTGAGCTCATTCAGGTGATTGACAGAAAGGGATTTTCACCCAATCCACACACATATGCTGCCTTGGCTGGAGGCATGTTAAAAGCAGGCAAAATAGGGGTTGCTCACAAAATATTGCTTGATGTGATTTCAAGGAACTGTACACTGGATGTtgctgtatataatatatacttccATTATTTATGTTGTGAGAATAGGTCAAGAGAGGCGTTATCTCTGTTGAAGAGTATGACAGAAGGTGGTTTTATTCCAAGTAATGTGTCTTATAACACAATTCTGAAAGGTTTTTGTAGAGAGAATAGCACTGAAGAAGCTTTGGAGCTCTTGGATCGTTTTGAGTGGGAAATTAATGGACCAGATGTAGTTTCCTTCAATACTATTTTGTCTGCAGCATGCAAACAGGAAAACTCTTCTTTGATTAAGAGGATATTGTTTCGTATGGAGTATGAAGGGGTTGAGCTTAATGTTGTTAGTTTAACTTGCTTGATTCAGTATTTCTGTACAGTGGGAAGATTTTCAGAATGGTTGAATGTAATGGACTACATGATCTGTAAAGGCCAAACTCCAACTATAATCACTTTTAATATGCTAATGGACAAACTCTGCAAGAGTGGGTTACTAGGAACTGCCCTCCGGATTTTTAAATATCTTAAGAACTCCGGGTATGTTCTTGATACGACTTcatataatattcttattcatgCTTCCATAAGGGAGGATCTTAACATGCTGGTGGACCAATTGTTTAAGGAAATGTATACCCAAGGGCTAAACCCAGATGCCTATACCTATGGGTCCATCATTTATGGTCTTTGTAGAGAAGGGAATATATCAATTGCTCTCCAGATGATGGATCAGATGCGAGAGAATGGACTTACTCCAAGTATTGCAATTTACAGTACCCTATTGAAAGCAATGCTCCAAAGAGGTAAGGTTTGTGGCTTCATCTCGTTATTGAAAACTATGGTAATCGAAGGTTGTCAACCTAATGAGGCAACGCTTGGAATTCTGAACCAAGCAATTTCAAAAGGTTGGATGAAGAAATATCCTGAAATCAGGAAGCTCCTAGGGATTGTGATTATGAGATAA
- the LOC122317205 gene encoding uncharacterized protein LOC122317205 — translation MSNNLVSQKLSMPNMQMGQLEPILNRGDSSVQDMQMGLMASVSNVPAAHQHLISNKPVGLMDPFSSNRGFERLSMTSIQTVGREPNANNLGLMQFIPNKQLGPMETMLNNAGSQQLSASNKRKAPAGPLHNNIAMQELFLPNKRVAQLEHRPWLQQASGPNQSAVQMQYLSNTPGSQRSPTPVKKVVSSKSGSQRFSIPKNQTAALQPTSKGQTESFESVRSKMRESLASALALVSQQKDKSLSPKQNSHSDSASASGQTEKNSQLSGSLSAAIDAPNSASVEPKVTLLSHDDWSAQKSNNGLSGSARISAAEANGDFTHTLKSNGHETRSSYVFPGEDVSFIDDFFAKDELLQGNGLSWVLDSDMQVVEKGEFHTAQEQKLVYGDMGRGQKEEAIQSPQIVAFKIEAELFKLFGGVNKKYKEKGRSLLFNLKDRNNPELRERVMSSDIPPERLCSMTAEELASEELSQWRIAKAEELAQMVVLPDAEVDIRRLVRKTHKGEFQVEIEQDDSVPAEASVSASSFTPRKSDIIEMDAPHPSKHDEIKDEVDTSGEKSNLEARNIPYMLSIPSRESTDLMQGLVVDDALKDAEFLPPIVSLDEFMESLDSEPPFENLPVDAGKMTPTSGKDGSAPTLALKSSESTLKDDITTDEPEKVDVKYSKSDAGHKFNEGDAGVKSGDGHADMKLSDCCTDVKYNDGEFVIKSNTNTDVNSSVRHAEVKSSESYADFRPRNSHANSEVVPPTGVSKGDHVWEGSLQMNTSAKASVVSIFKSGERTSAKEWPSSLEIKGRVRLDAFEKFLQDLSLSRSRAVMVVHVVLVEGSPESEHAGLREVADSYVLDERVGFSEPAPGVELYFCPPQKRTREMLGNILTAEHIEALNNIDNGLIGVIVWRKAQLTSRISPNSSSHHKHKKQNVTSRRHQETNIDSSFQPKPPNPPRGLTPTNLTPSPDEDDDIPPGFGPRDEDDLPEFNFSGGSVPSSQRKSAQNISGASNSVFQTPARPVDQNQMRELIHKYGQPKPDGPSGNWLDNRGFGVAVQPWNDDDDDIPEWQPQQASLCQLPSSQQSSIHSFHQPLLRAHLVDQPPLGSAPQQPSHQAGTWWVPPVQGNSQQPSNLGCQPNVVGEFYGVPGRGVGQQGVAWRQNAPQNGGF, via the exons ATGTCAAACAATCTTGTGTCTCAGAAGTTATCGATGCCAAACATGCAAATGGGTCAATTGGAACCCATTCTGAACAGAGGTGACTCATCAGTGCAAGACATGCAAATGGGACTGATGGCATCTGTATCCAATGTTCCTGCAGCCCATCAGCATTTGATATCAAACAAGCCTGTGGGACTAATGGATCCCTTTTCAAGCAATCGTGGGTTTGAGAGGTTATCAATGACAAGCATACAGACAGTAGGTAGAGAACCGAATGCAAATAATCTGGGCTTAATGCAGTTTATCCCCAACAAGCAACTGGGACCAATGGAAACCATGCTAAATAATGCCGGATCCCAGCAGTTATCTGCGTCAAATAAGCGGAAGGCACCAGCAGGACCTCTGCACAATAATATTGCCATGCAGGAATTATTTCTTCCTAACAAACGGGTAGCTCAGTTGGAACATAGACCTTGGCTGCAGCAAGCATCTGGTCCAAATCAATCAGCTGTACAGATGCAGTACTTGTCCAACACTCCTGGATCACAACGTTCGCCGACACCAGTTAAGAAAGTGGTGTCCAGTAAATCTGGTTCACAGCGGTTTtctattccaaaaaatcaaacagCAGCATTGCAACCAACTTCTAAGGGTCAAACTGAATCTTTTGAGTCTGTTAGGTCCAAGATGAGGGAATCACTAGCTAGTGCACTGGCATTGGTTTCTCAGCAGAAAGACAAATCTTTAAGTCCAAAACAGAATTCTCATAGTGACTCTGCAAGTGCGTCAGGGCAGACTGAGAAGAATTCTCAACTGTCTGGGTCTCTTTCTGCTGCTATTGATGCCCCTAATAGTGCATCTGTAGAGCCTAAAGTAACTTTGCTCTCCCACGATGACTGGTCTGCACAAAAAAGCAATAATGGTTTGAGTGGGTCTGCAAGGATTTCTGCTGCTGAGGCTAATGGTGATTTTACACACACCCTGAAATCCAATGGTCATGAAACCCGATCAAGTTATGTTTTTCCTGGCGAAGATGTTTCTTTTATTGATGACTTCTTTGCCAAAGACGAACTTTTGCAGGGAAATGGACTCTCTTGGGTACTGGATTCAGATATGCAGGTGGTAGAAAAAGGGGAGTTCCATACTGCCCAAGAACAAAAGCTGGTGTATGGTGATATGGGGAGAGGTCAGAAAGAAGAAGCCATTCAAAGTCCACAAATCGTGGCATTTAAAATTGAAGCTGAACTCTTCAAATTATTTGGTGGTGTGAATAAGAAGTACAAAGAGAAGGGAAGGTCTCTTCTGTTCAACTTGAAAGATCGCAATAATCCTGAACTGAGAGAAAGAGTCATGTCCAGTGATATTCCCCCAGAACGGCTATGTTCTATGACTGCAGAGGAACTTGCTTCTGAGGAGCTTTCCCAGTGGCGGATAGCAAAGGCAGAAGAGCTTGCCCAAATGGTTGTCTTGCCTGATGCTGAAGTTGATATTAGACGTTTGGTGAGGAAAACACACAAGGGTGAGTTTCAAGTAGAAATTGAACAAGATGATAGTGTTCCAGCCGAGGCTTCTGTCAGTGCTAGTTCATTCACTCCAAGAAAATCAGATATCATAGAGATGGACGCCCCTCACCCTTCTAAACATGATGAAATCAAGGATGAGGTGGATACTTCAGGAGAAAAGAGTAATTTGGAAGCCCGGAACATCCCATATATGCTCTCTATTCCTTCCCGTGAGAGTACTGATTTAATGCAAGGGCTTGTTGTGGATGATGCATTGAAGGATGCAGAATTTCTTCCTCCTATTGTATCTCTGGATGAGTTCATGGAATCTCTTGATTCAGAGCCACCATTTGAAAATTTACCGGTGGATGCTGGAAAGATGACCCCCACTTCAGGCAAGGATGGCTCAGCGCCAACTTTGGCATTGAAGTCATCCGAGTCTACTCTGAAAGATGATATTACCACAGATGAACCTGAAAAAGTTGATGTAAAATACTCCAAATCAGATGCTGGCCATAAATTCAATGAAGGTGATGCTGGTGTGAAATCCGGTGATGGTCATGCAGACATGAAACTAAGTGATTGCTGTACTGATGTGAAATATAATGATGGTGAGTTTGTTATTAAGAGTAACACTAACACTGATGTAAATTCAAGTGTCAGACATGCTGAAGTGAAATCCAGTGAAAGTTATGCTGATTTCAGACCTAGAAACAGCCATGCAAATTCAGAAGTTGTACCTCCTACTGGTGTATCCAAAGGTGATCATGTCTGGGAAGGATCACTTCAGATGAACACTTCAGCCAAGGCCTCTGTGGTTAGCATCTTCAAAAG tgGCGAAAGAACATCTGCAAAAGAGTGGCCCAGTTCACTAGAGATCAAGGGGAGAGTAAGGCTTGATGCATTTGAGAAGTTTCTGCAAGACCTTTCACTGTCTCGAAGTCGTGCTGTCATG GTAGTGCATGTTGTTCTTGTGGAGGGGTCCCCCGAGAGCGAGCATGCAGGTCTTCGTGAG GTAGCAGATTCTTATGTTTTGGATGAGAGAGTGGGTTTCTCGGAGCCTGCTCCTGGAGTGGAACTTTATTTTTGCCCACCACAAAAAAGAACACGTGAAATGCTCGGCAACATCCTCACGGCAGAACACATCGAGGCACTTAATAATATTGATAATGGCCTAATTGGTGTTATTGTATGGAGAAAGGCTCAGTTAACTTCCCGGATATCACCCAATTCATCATCACACCATAAACATAAAAAGCAAAATGTCACTTCTAGGAGACACCAAGAAACAAATATCGATTCCAGTTTCCAACCCAAGCCACCAAACCCACCTCGGGGCTTAACCCCAACCAATTTGACACCGTCCCCTGATGAGGACGATGATATTCCTCCTGGATTTGGTCCCCGGGATGAAGACGATCTTCCCGAGTTCAATTTTTCTGGTGGTTCAGTCCCATCTTCACAACGAAAATCTGCACAAAATATTTCTGGGGCGAGTAATTCAGTGTTCCAAACCCCAGCTCGTCCTGTGGACCAAAACCAAATGAGAGAACTTATACACAAATATGGACAACCAAAGCCAGACGGGCCCTCGGGAAACTGGCTGGACAATCGAGGTTTTGGGGTTGCGGTTCAACCATGgaatgatgacgatgatgacaTACCGGAGTGGCAGCCACAACAAGCCTCTCTATGCCAACTTCCATCGTCCCAACAGTCCTCAATTCACAGCTTTCACCAGCCATTGCTGAGAGCGCACTTGGTAGACCAACCACCTTTGGGATCAGCTCCTCAGCAGCCATCACATCAAGCCGGCACATGGTGGGTTCCTCCTGTTCAGGGGAATAGCCAGCAACCAAGTAACTTAGGTTGTCAACCCAATGTAGTAGGGGAGTTTTATGGGGTACCCGGACGAGGTGTTGGGCAGCAAGGCGTGGCCTGGCGACAAAATGCCCCCCAAAATGGTGgcttctga